ACGGCCACGCCGTGCTCGTGGAGCCACTTGGCCTGGGGATAAACAGGAGCAGTACCCACACCGCCGGCGATAAAGATATATCGCATCGCGGACAATTTCTCCGCATCCATCTCGGTGAAATCAGAAGGAAGGCCGAGCGGGCCTACCACATCGTTGAACGCCTCTCCGGGTTCGTACGCAATGATGTCGGAGCTGGACGCTCCGATCTTCTGTGTGACAATCGTCACAGTCCCCCGCTTCGCATCGAAATCACTGATGGTCAGCGGTATCCGTTCGCCCTTCTCGTCCGCGCGGACAATCAGGAACTGGCCCGGTTTGGCGGCAGCTGCAAGCCGCGGGGCCTCTACTGTCATCCGACAAATCGTCGGTGTCAGCATATCTTTAGACAGGATTTGATACATAACGTCCAAAGGTACACAAAAAATCCCCGACTTGTTATACAAGCCGGGGGTTTTTTCATCAAGGAAAACCCTGATTTTAGAAGCGATAGCGGATGCCCAGCGCGAAACCGGTCCACCCGAACCCGCCGCCGTTGAGATAGATGGCGGGACGCCAGTCGAGGGAGAAGTTGACCGGGGCGGAATCAAGCTGGATTTCCGTTCCGATCTGCCCGACGACGGAGGCGTTGAAGTAGAAAACATTGTCTGCCGTTGCGGCGCCAATCTGGACACCCGGGCCCGCATAGAAATTGAGGACGCCGGCGGAGCCGAGGTTGAAGTCATAGATGCCGGACACGTAGAACCCGTTGGGGCCCACGACGCCCAGATCGATTTCGGCAAAATCATTGCCCAGCGTATGCTGGTACGAAACTTCTGCACCATAGCCGAGCCGGACGCCGAAGGCGCGCGGCTGGGCGGAGGCGACGGCCGCGAAAGCGAGCACGCCGACAAGGATAGCTACAATCTTTTTCATAATCTAGTCGTTTTAAAAGTTAAACGATACCGGAAAAACCGAGGAAGGCCATCGCCATGATGCCCACGGTGATGAGGGCGATCGGAAGGCCCTTGAAAGCCTTGGGCACATCGTTGCCCGCCAGGTGCTCGCGCAGGCCGGCGAACAGGCACATCGCCAGGCCGTAGCCGAGCGAGGTCGCGATGGCGTAGACCACCGCCTGACCGAGGTTGAGCATGTGGGGCGCAGTGCCGCCGAAGGCAAATTCCTTGGTCACCACGGTGATGGCCACGCCGAGGACGGCGCAGTTGGTGGTGATCAGGGGCAGGAAGATGCCGAGGGCCTGATAGAGCGAGGGACTGATCTTCTTCAGCACGATCTCCACCATCTGCACGAGGGCGGCGATCACGAGGATGAAGGAGATGGTCTGCAGGAATTCCAGGCCGAAAGGCACCAGCAGGTAATGGTTCAGCAGGTAGGTCACCACGGTGGCGAGCGTGATCACGAAGCAGACCGCTCCGGACATGCCCGAGGCCGTGGAGAGCTTGTTGGACACGCCCAGGAAGGGGCAGATGCCCAGGAACTGCGCCAGCAGGATGTTATTGACGAAAATCGCCGAGACGAAAATGAGGAAATATTCCATGGCGCACTACTTTTTAGCGAGATACTTGTTGAACAGGACCATCAGGAAGCCCAGCACCAGGAAGGCGCCCGGGGCCATCACGAAGGCCAGGATGCCGTCGCCGGCGATGAACTTCCAGCCGAACACGGCGCCGCTGCCGAGGACCTCGCGCACGATGCCGATGACCGTCAGGGAAGCGGTGAAGCCGAGGCCCACGCCGATGCCGTCGAGGGCGGATTCGCCCACGGAATGCTTGTTGGCGAAGCCTTCGGCGCGGCCGAGGACGATACAGTTGACGACGATCAGCGGGATGAAGAGGCCGAGCGTCTCATAGACCGCAGGCGTGAAGGCCTGCATCAGGAGCTGGAGCACGGTCACGAAGGTGGCGATCACGGTGATGTAGACCGGGATGCGGACCTTGTCGGGGACCATCGGGGCCACCAGCGAGATCACGATGTTGCTGAGGATGAGCACGAACATCGTCGCCAGACCCATCTCCAGACCGTTCATCGCGGAAGTGGTCGTGGCCAGCGTCGGGCACATGCCGAGCACCAGCACGAAGGTCGGGTTGTTCTTGACGAAACCGTCGGTGATGAAATGCAGTTTACTCATTGCTCTGTCCTCCTGCCAGTTGGTGATACACGTTCACGGCATTGGCGACCGCCAGCGCATAGGCGCGGGACGTGATCGTAGAAGCCGTGATGGCGTCCAGGTCGCCGCCGTCCTTGGTGACGGCGAGCTTCTTCGCAGCCGGGTCGAAACCGCGGAACTGCTCCATGAAATGCGCGTCCGTCGTGCACTTGGCGCCCAGGCCCGGGGTCTCGCTGTGCGAGAGGACCGTGGTGTTGTGCACGACGCCGGCCGTG
The sequence above is a segment of the Bacteroidales bacterium WCE2004 genome. Coding sequences within it:
- a CDS encoding electron transport complex protein RnfA, whose product is MEYFLIFVSAIFVNNILLAQFLGICPFLGVSNKLSTASGMSGAVCFVITLATVVTYLLNHYLLVPFGLEFLQTISFILVIAALVQMVEIVLKKISPSLYQALGIFLPLITTNCAVLGVAITVVTKEFAFGGTAPHMLNLGQAVVYAIATSLGYGLAMCLFAGLREHLAGNDVPKAFKGLPIALITVGIMAMAFLGFSGIV
- a CDS encoding electron transport complex protein RnfE, whose protein sequence is MSKLHFITDGFVKNNPTFVLVLGMCPTLATTTSAMNGLEMGLATMFVLILSNIVISLVAPMVPDKVRIPVYITVIATFVTVLQLLMQAFTPAVYETLGLFIPLIVVNCIVLGRAEGFANKHSVGESALDGIGVGLGFTASLTVIGIVREVLGSGAVFGWKFIAGDGILAFVMAPGAFLVLGFLMVLFNKYLAKK